The sequence GGCCGAGGTGCCGGCGCTGCCCGAGGGCGAGGGCCTGGTGCTGGTCGCCAACCGGGCCTCGGGAACGGCGGACCGGGTCGGCGGGCTGCGCGACGCGCTGCCGCTGGCGGAGATCGTGGAGTGCGCGCCGGAGGAGATCGGGGACGAGCTGGAGAAGGCGGCGGCCCGGGCGCGGGTGCTCGGGGTGTGCGGCGGCGACGGCACGGTCAACGCGGCGGCCCGGGTGGCGCTGCGGTACGGGCTGCCGCTCGCGGTGCTGCCGGGCGGCACGCTCAACCACTTCGCCTACGACCTGGGCGTGGAGGACGAACGCCTGCTGGCCCGCGCGGTCCGGCACGGCGAGGCGGTCCGGGTGGACGCGGGCCGGTTCGTGGCCGGTGACGGGGAGGGCCTGTTCCTGAACACGCTGAGCCTCGGCGTGTACCCGGAGCTGGTGCGGGCCCGGGACGGCTGGTCGCACCGGATCGGCGCCTGGCCGGCCGGGGTGCTCGGCGCGCTGCGGGTGCTGCGGGCCGGACGGCATCCGCTGGAGGTGGAGGTCGGCGGCGAAGCGCGGCCCCTGTGGCTGCTGTTCGTCGGCAACGGCGTCTACCACCGCATGGGGCTCTCCCCGGGCCGCCGGACCGATCTGGCGGACGGGCTGCTGGACGTGCGGGTGGCGCACGGTGGCCGCAGGCCCGCGCTGCGACTGCTCGCGGCGGCCGTCGCGGGCCCGCTGACCCGGTCGCCGGCGCACTCGGCGGTGCAGGTGAACCGGCTGCGGCTGACCGGGCTCGCCCCGGGCACCCCGCTCGCCTACGACGGCGAGGTCACGTCGGTGTCGGGCGAGGTGACGCTGGAGAAGCTGCCGGAGGCCCTGACGGTCTACCGCCCGCTCGGCCTCACCGGCTGAACCTCCATCTCTGACCCACCGTCAGTCCGCATGGCGATACGCGTATCTCATCATTCGGCATACGCGCGTACGGTGGGCCGGCAGCGGCGGACGGGTCCGGCCCGTCCGCCACGAGGGGTGAAGGGGTACGGCCATGCCGAAGGCACAGGACACCGCCGTCTACACGCACGGGCACCACGAGTCGGTGCTGCGCTCGCACACCTGGCGGACCGCCGCCAACTCCGCGGGCTATCTGCTCGGCTCCCTGAAGCCCCACATGAGGATCCTGGACATCGGCTGCGGTCCGGGCACCATCACCGCCGACCTGGCGGAACTGGTGCCCGACGGGCATGTCACCGGCGTCGACCGGGCGCCCGGCGTCCTGGAGCAGGCCCGGGCCACCGCCGCCGGCCGGGGTCTGGCCAACGTCGACTTCGCGGTGGCCGACGTCCACGCCCTGGACTACCCCGACGACACCTTCTGCGTGGTCCACGCCCACCAGGTGCTCCAGCACGTGGGCGATCCGGTGCGGGCGCTGCGCGAGATGCTGCGGGTGACGAAGCCGAACGGGTTCATCGCCGTACGCGACGCGGACTACGCGGCGATGACCTGGTATCCGGCGGCGCCGGGGCTGGACGACTGGCTGGACCTGTACGAGCGGGTGGCCCGGGCCAACGGCGGCGAGCCCGACGCCGGGCGCCGGCTGAAGGCGTGGGCGCTGGCCGCCGGACTGACCGAGGTCACCGCGACCACCGGCACCTGGACGTTCGCCACCGCCGAGGAGCGGGCCTGGTGGAGCGGCCTGTGGGCCGACCGCACCCTGGCCTCCGCCTACGCCGACCGGGCGGTCGAAGGCGGCCACGCCACCCCGGAGCGGCTGCGCGCGGTGTCCGAGGCGTGGCGGGAGTGGGGCCGGCGGGAGGACGGCTGGTTCGCCGTGCTGCACGGGGAGATCCTGTGCCGTAAAGAAGCCTGATTCGCGGATTTCCGGCAAGACGCTCGGCAGGAGGTTTCACACTATGGTTCCCATCCTGCTGGTACTGCTTCTGGCCGTTGTTCTCTTCGGCGCCGGATTCGCGGTGCAGATTCTCTGGTGGATCGCCCTGGCGGTACTGATCGTCTGGCTGCTGGGTTTCCTCGCCCGCGGCACGACGTCCGGCGGCGGCAGGGGGCGCTGGTACCGGTGGTGACATGACGCCCCGGCCCGCACCCTAGTCGCGGGGCAGCAGCGGTCCGAGCGGCCCGAGGTCCAGGTTCAGGTCCTCGGGCCGCAGTCCGTAGCGGTCGCGCAGCTCGGCCATGCGCTCCTCCAGGAGCATGAGGGTGAGCCCGATGCGCTCCTCCTGCTCCTCGGTCAGCTCACCGGTGTCGAAGCGGCGCACGGCCTGCCGTTCCATCAGCTGGCGCAGCAGTTCCACCACGGTCAGCACCAGTTTCACCAGGTCGCGCTCGACCGTGTCGGGTTCCAGGTCGAGCCGCTTGGGCGGGGTCACACGACCTCCTCGGTGGGCTCGGGCGGCAGCGGGGGATCGAAGGGCGAGGGCACCGCCGCGTTGACGGAACTGATCAGCGCGTTCAGATCGATGCGGACAAGGTCGACGTCCGCGATCCGCAGGGTGATGTCCCCGGTGATCACGACTCCGCCGGCCAGCAGCCGGTCGAGCAGGTCGACGAGCGCGATCTCGCGCCGTTCGACGACGGTCACGTCACTTCCACCCCCGCATTCCCCGCATTCCCCGAATTCTCCGTATCCTCTGTGTTCCCGGTGTTCCCCGTGAAGGAATAGGCGGCCCACGGGCCGGTCAGTTCCACCCGGATTCCCGGAGCCTCGTCCTTCGTCCGGTCCACGAGTTCCACGAATTCCTCGGAGTGCGCCCGGGACACCAGATAGGCCGCGTTGAGCACATTCTGGCCGGTTGCCCCGGAGAGCGCGGAATTCTGCGGAGGATGCAGCCGGACGTCCTCGGCGCGTTCGGCGAGGCGCTCGTGCAGCGAGCGCGCGAACCCCTCGGCCCGCTGCCAGGTCTCCTCCCGCGCCAGGCCGCGGTCCCGCCGCCGGCGCAGATAGTCCCGGCCGCTCGCGGGCCGCGCCGGGGCGGCGGGCGCCGCCTCGGCCGGTTCGGCGGGCTCGCTCTCGACGAACACCTTCACACCCCACTCCACCCGGCCGTCGAGCCGGTCGAGCAGGGCCCGGAAGTCGTCCTCGCGGGCCTCGATCATCGTGCGTACGGCGCTGTCGTCACGGAAGACGGTGGCGAGCCGCAGCGGCAGCGGGGTGGTGACGGTGGTGAGCGCGTCGATCACGCCCTGGTGCGCCCGGGCGGTCGCGGCGAGCCAGTCCAGGTCCTCCAGGTGGGCCTTCAGCGCCTGTTCGCCGAAGTCGGCCTCCGGGACCGTGCTGACCACCGCGACCAGCCCGTGGTGGTGCAGCAGGCCCGCCGGGGCGCCGCCCACGCCCGTCAGCTCGGCCTGCAGGGGTGTCCCGAAGGGACGGCAGACGGCGTACACGTACCGCAGTCCGGTCATGGAGCCTCCTTCGGGGCGCGGCCCGGCTCGAGTTCCTCGAGCCGGGCGAGCCGTTCGCGCAGCTCGGCGTTCTCCCGGGTCAGCTCGTCGCGGCGGGCCCGGGAGGACAGGGCGGGATCGCTCTCCCACCAGTCGATCCCCATCTCCTTGGCCTTGTCCACCGAGGCGACGATCAGGCGCAGCTTGATGGTGAGCAGTTCGATGTCGAGCAGGTTGATCCTGATGTCGCCGGCGATGACGACGCCCTTGTCGAGCACTCGTTCGAGAATGTCGGCGAGGTTGGCTCCCGATGCCTGTCCGTACGGCTCGGGCAGGCGGCTCGGGGTCGTCATCGACCACTCCCGCGCCCGGTGTACTCGGGTTCCTCTTCCTCGTCCTCCTCGTATTCGTCGTAGGCGCCCTCCTCGTCCTCCTCGGGCTCCTCCTCCGGCTCGGCGTCCTCCTCGGCCCCGTCCTCGTCCTCGTACTCGTCCTCGTAGGGCTCCTCGGCCTCTTCGTCCTCTTCGGCCTCGTCGCCTTCCTCGGGCTCGCCGGACTCCCGGTCGGACGCCTCGGGCTCTTCGGGCTCCTCGGATTCCTCGGAATCCTCGGCCCCTTCCGGCTCCTCGGGTTCCTCGCCCTCTTCTCCGGACGCCTGTGCCTCGGACTGCTGCTCCTGCTCCTCCTCGGCCACGGCGTCCTCGTGGCTGCGGACCACCTCGCCGTCGCGGATCTCGCCGCGCCAGGCGTCCTCCGCCTCTCCCTTGAGCGTGATGAAACGGGCGAAGTTCTTCAGGTCCAGCCGGGCCCGGCGGCCCTGCGCCCGCCAGATGTTGCCGGTCTTCTCGAACAGGCCGGTCGGGTAGTACTCCATGACCAGCAGCACCCGCGTGAGGTTCTCCTCCAGCCGGTGGAAGGAGACCACGCCCTTGGTGGTGCCCTTGGCGCCCTCCGACGTCCACTGGATGCGGTAGTCGGGTATCTGCTCGGTCGTCTGCGCCTTCCAGCTGCGGGACGACCAGAAGACCTTCGCCTGCCAGTCGGAGTGCGTGTCGTCGGAGCGGCTCGCGCTCTTGACGCCCTTGGCGAAGGTGCTGAAGCTCTGGTACTGCGTCCACTGGTCGTACGCGGTGCGCAGCGGCACACCGACGTCGACGGACTCCATGATGACGGTGGGCTTCTTGCCCGCGCCGCCCTTCTTGCCCTTGCTTCCCCCCAGGTTTCTCACCGCGTCCATCACGTTCTCCTTGGCGCGGGAGGCGCCCAGCTCCAGCGCGGAGCGCAGCGGGCCCTTGCCCTCGGCCAGCTTGCGGCCGCCTTCCAGTGCCAGCTTGGCGAAGCCCGGGCTGTTGCCCTCGGCGATGTCGTTGAGCCGGACGGTCGTCTCGCCGAGCTTGCGGCCGACGCCGGCCAGCATCCGCTCTGCCTGCGCGGTCAGATAAGCGCGGACCTCCTCCTTGAGCCGGTCGGCGGCCTCGCTGTGGGCGAGGTCGGCGAGCGGACCCGCCGGGTTGCCGCCGGCGGCCTGGGAGGCCGTGGAACGGAGGGTCTCGGTCATCGGTCATCGCCGCCCTTCGACTGCCGGGAGCCGGCGCCGCGGGCGGACTCACCCGCCGCGGCCGTCCGCTTCGCCGCCGTCCTGCCGGCCGCGCCCGTCTTCCTGCCCGCTCCCTTGCCGGCGGCGGACAGCGGCTTCCCGGCGGCCTTGCGCCCGGAAGCCTTCTTCTCGGGGGCCTTCCGCTCGGAAGTCCTCTTCTGCGGGGCCTTCCCGTTCCCCCGGGACGCCTCGTCGCGGGCCCGGCCCTTCGTCCCGGCGTCCTCGTCCGCGCCGGTTTCCTCGCGCTCGTCCGGCTCCTCGCCCAAGCCGCCGGGCACGGCGCCCGACAGCTCGTCGTGCACCCGGTCGGTGCGGCTGCGCAGCCGGCCGGCGAGCGAACTCATCTGCCGCTCGACCATCGCGCCGGTGGCGGCCTTGCCGACCCCGCGCAGGTCCTGGCGCAGCTGGTCCCCGATCTCCTTGAACTGGGGGTTGCTCTTCAGCTGCTGGTTCGCCAGCTCCGCGAGCGCCTTGGGGCTGAGGTTCAGCTTCTTGCCGGCCACCAGGGAGCCGACCGCGAGCGCCATCTTCAGCTTCTTGGTGCGGCCGAGCAGATATCCGGCCCCTACGGCGAGGCCCAGTGCCGTTCGGTTCATCGTCCCGTCCCGTTGCCTGTCGTGTCGCCGGAGTGCATGGCGGTCTCCAGCCGGTCGAGCAGTTCGTCCTCGCGCCGGTCGAACTCCTCCTCGGTGATCTCGCCCGCCTCAAGCTGCTCTTCGAGGCGGGCGAGTTCGGCCCATACGGTGGCGGGGTCGTAGTAGATCCGTTCCGCCTCCTGGAGCACCTGCCTGATGGCCCAGGCGCTGCCGCGCACGGGGGCGAACGGCAGCATCAGCACTTCGCCGATCAGTCCCATGGTGTTCTCCTTCCGTCCGGGCCCGGAGCGCTAGCGCGCCCCGGTGTCCGCGCCCGCCGTACTGCCGGCGGGCTGGGCCGGGCCGGGTTCGACGAAGCTGTACGGCGGCAGCGGCCCGTTGATCCGCAGGTCGAGGTGGGGATGGCCCTGGCGGACCTCCTCCACCGCGGCCAGGAAGTGCTCGGCCGAGTCCCGGGCCACGAGGTACGACACGTTCAGCAGCCAGCCGGTGGACTCGGGACCCACGCTGACCGCGGCGGCGGCCGGTGCCAGCAGGTCCCGCACCTCGCCGGCGTCGTCGGCCTCCTTGGCCTTGACGAGACCGGCGATCAGCTCCCCGAGGCGGATCTTGTCCTCGTAGCTGCCTCCGCCGGACCGGCGGTTGGCCTCGGCGAGGGCGCGTGCCTCGGTGTTCTCGGCCATCACCAGATGCAGCACGGCCTCTTCGACGTGCGTGGCCTTGACGTTGTACTCGACCTTGCCGTCCAGCTCCCGCAGCCGCTCCGCGTAGTGGTCCGCCCGCTCGGTGAGCACCTGGACGACCGCGTCGTCGTCCGTGGCGACGCTGCCGAACCGCATGGGCAGCACGCAGCCGCCGGCTCCGGCCTCGGCGAGCACGTTCTGGTGGGCGAGCAGGTCCCGGCGCTTGGGGCGCAGGTCCTCGGGGGCGTCGCTGACCACGGCGGTCAGGTCACCGGCCGTGAGGACGCGCACCGGGCGGGGCGGCTCGCCGACGCCGGTCATGCCCTCGGGCAGCGCCGGGTGCGACCGGGCGGTGATCCCGTAGACGTAGGTGCTCACTCCTGCTCCTCCTTACGACGCGCCGGGGCCTTGCGGGCGCGCGGCCGGGACTCGGTCTCCCCTTCCTGCCGGGCCTGGTTGAAGGCGTCGGATATGGTCTGCGCGGCACCGGAGAGCGCGCCCTTGGACTTGCCGCGGGCTCCCTGCTCGGTGAGTTCGCCGACCATGTCGGGCAGGCCGGGGCTCTTGTGCGGCCCCGACTCCAGGTCGAGGCGGTTGCACGCCTCGGCGAAGCGCAGGTAGGTGTCGACGCTGGCCACGACGACCCGGACATCGATCTTCAGGATCTCGATACCGACCAGGGAGACGCGGACGAACGCGTCGATCACCAGCCCCCGGTCGAGGACGAGCTCGAGCACGTCGTAGAGGCCGCTGCTGCCGCCTCCGCCTCCGCTCTGCTGTGCCGGAACAACAGTCATGCCGGCGATTCCTCCTCGTGCCTAGTAGGTGCGCGGTCTGCGCGGTCGGGGCGCGCGGTCGGCTCAGCGGCCGCCGCGCGCGTCGGCCCTGCCGCGTTCGTAACGGCGGACGCGCCGGTATCCGGTCAGCTGCCCCTCGGGGTCCAGCTCGACCTGGTAGCTCGCCATCAGGCTCATGGTGTCGGGCACCCGGGCGAGCTCCAGCACCTCGACTTCGATGGACCAGCCGTCCTCGGTCTGCTCGAAGGAGGAGACGGTCTCGGGGACGAGCCCGGTGAGTTCGGTGAGCTGGGTGCGCGCCTCGCGCAGCACCTCCATGGGGGTCGGCCGGCGGCCGCCCGCCTCGTTCCGTTCGTTCCGCTCGTTACGTTCGTTCTGTTCGTTCCGCGCGTTCTCGTGCTTTTCGTGTGAGTCCTGGGGTTCTTGTGAACTCTGTGTCTTCGGTGTGCTGTTTGTGTTCGACATGGCCACCTCTCCCCTGCGTGTGGCCGCTCCTCCCTTGGCCAAACCTCGGGAGCGCATGTGATCGAGGCGGGGCCGGCCCCGGCCCCGCCCGGCACGATGGCCCACGGTGCGGTGCGGGCCTGTTCGACGGCGTCGGCGAGGGTCCACCTGCGGACGTCGAGCGCGGGATCGTCCACCTGTTTCCAGGCTAGGGCGACGGGGGCCGGAGCGCCCGGGCGGGCGCGGACGGTGCGGTCGGCGGTGGTGATCCGGCCCGGGTGCCGGACGGCGGCGGCATCGTCACGGGCCCTTGGTGTACCGGGGCGCGCCGTCGCGGCCGGAGAAGAGGACTCCCCGGCCGCTGGATCTCCACCGCGTGCCGGCCCGCCCGGATCGCCGGGCGCGGCGCCGTGGCTCACCGCACGACCGCCTCCTCGACCAGCAGCCGGACCGCCGCCGCGATGCCCACCGAGTCGATGCCGGCCGCGTGCAGCTGCTCGTCCGGCGCGGCCGAGCCCGGCATGGTGCGCACCCCCAGCCGGACCAGACGGGGCACCGGCCGGCCGTCGCCGAACACCTCCGCGACGGCGTCGCCGAGGCCGCCCTCCGGGCGGTGGTCCTCCACCGTGAGCAGGCAGCCGGTGTCCTCGGCGGCGCGGCGCAGGGTGTCGGCGTCGACGGGCTTGACCGAGTACAGATCGATCACCCGCACCTCGATGCCCTCCTCGGCGAGCCGGTCGGCGGCCGTCAGCGCCTCGGGCACGGTCACTCCGGCCGCCACGATCGTCAGCCGGTCGTGCTCACCGGAGCGCAGCGTCTTGCTGCCGCCGACCGGGAACTCCTCGTCCGGGCCGTAGAGCACCGGGGTCTTGCCGCGGGAGGTGCGCAGATAGCGGATGCCGTCCAGGCCGGCCATGGCCGCGACCAGCCGGGCCGTCTGGTTGGCGTCGCACGGGTAGAGCACCGTGGAGCCGTACACGGACCGGAACATCGCCAGGTCCTCCAGGCCCATCTGCGAGGGCCCGTCCTGGCCGATGGCGACACCGGCGTGCGAGCCGACGAGGTTGATCCCGGAGCCGCTGATGGAGGCCATGCGCACGAAGTCGTGGGCACGGGTGAGGAACGCGGCGAAGGTGGCGGCGTACGGCACCCAGCCGCGCGTGGCCATGCCGACGGCGCTCGCGACGAGCTGCTGCTCGGCGATGTAGCACTCGAAGTAGCGGTCCGGGTGTTCCTTGGCGAATTCCTCGGTGCGGGTGGAGTCGCCGACCTCGCCGTCCAGGGCGACGACGTCGCCGCGCGCGGTGCCGAGCGCGGCGAGGGCCTTGCCGAAGGCGTCCCGGGTGGCGGCCTCCTCGCCCACCTCGAATCGCGGCAGCCGGACCGCCTCGGTGGTCAGGGAGCGCAGCGCGGCGGCGACCTGCGGCTCGCTCACCCGGACCCGCAGGTCACGCTGCCCGCCGAGTTCGGCGATGGCCTCCTCGGCCTCGGGCAGCGGCTTGCCGTGCAGTCCCTCGCGGTCCTCCACGGAGGCGACGCCCTTGCCCTTGAGGGTGCGGGCGAGGATCACGGTGGGCTGCCCGGCGGTGGACAGCGCCTCGCCGTACGCCCGGTCGATCTTGTCGACGTCGTGCCCGTCGATCTCGATGGTGTGCCAGCCGAAGGCCTGGAAGCGGCGGGCGTAGGCGTCCAGGTCGTGGCCGTGCCGGGTGGGGCCGCGCTGGCCGAGCCGGTTGACGTCCACGATGGCGACGAGGTTGTCCAGGTTCTCGTGACCCGCGTGCTCGGCGGCCTCCCACACCGAGCCCTCCGCCAGCTCGCTGTCGCCGCACAGCACCCACACCCGGTAGCCGGTGCGGTCCAGCCGCTTCCCGGCGAGCGCGATGCCGACGCCGACCGGCAGGCCCTGGCCGAGCGAGCCGGTGGCCGTCTCCACCCAGGGCAGCCGGCGGGGCGTGGGATGGCCCTCCAGCCGGCTGCCGAGCTTGCGGAAGGTGACCAGCTCGCCGTCCTCGATGGCGCCGGCCGCCTTGTACGCGGCGTACAGCAGCGGGGAGGCGTGTCCCTTGGACAGGACGAAGCGGTCGTTGGCGGGGTGTTCGGGACGCTCGAAGTCGTAGCGGAGGTGGTTGGCGAGGAGGACGGCCAGCAGGTCGGCGGCGGACATCGAGGACGTGGGGTGCCCCGATCCGGCGGCGGCGGACGCCCGCACGCTGTCCACGCGCAACTGCTGGCCGAGTTCGGCGAGTTCGTCGGTGTTCATGAGTCTCCTAGATCTCCTTACAGGTCTGCTCGGGGACTGCTCGCAGGCCCCGTCGTGCTCGGTTTCGGGGCGGGGTGGCCGTCCGGCCGGATGCCGCGGCTCCCGTGGGTCATGGGCTCCTCTCCCCCGGCGTCCTCGGCCCGCTCGTGCTCGGGTCCGCGGCGTGCCTCGTACGGGCCGGGCCCCGGCTCCTCGGGGGCGCCCGGGACCCGTGCCGGTTCCGGTGCGGCCGTGTCCAGCGGTACCGGCCGGGACCGGTCCAGCCCCAACTGCACGCCTTGGCGCGGGAGTACGGCGTCCAGCAGCCAGTCGGCGGCGACCCGGACGCGGTTGCCGGGCAGCGCGGCCAGGTGGTGGCCGCGGGTCACCGCGCCGGCCGCGAGACCGGACAGCGGGATGCCGAACGGGTTGGCGGCGGCCCGGGCCCCGCCGAGGTCGACGGCGAAGCCGGCGCCGCGGTGGTGGTACGGGCGCCGGCGGCGGCCGAGCCCGAGCGTGGCGGCCAGGTTCTCCCCGGCCACCCGGCCCTGCCGCCAGGCGTGCCGGGCCGTCATCGCCGTGAACTCGCCCGGCCGGTCCGGGTCGGGCACGGCGGCGGCGTCCCCGCAGGCGAACACCTCGGGCCGATCGGGCAGCCGCAGATAGGCGTCGACGATCAGCCGTCCGCGCTCCAGCGGCTGCCCGAGGGCCTGCACCAGCGGATCGGGCCGTACGCCCACGCACCACACCAGGGTCCGGGACGCGAGGAACTCGCCGTCGCTGAGCAGCACGCCGTCGGGGGTGGCCTGCCGGACCGAGGTGCCGGTCCGCACCTCGACCCCGCGGGCCCGCAGCACCCGCTCGGCCGTCCGGGACAGCCGCTCGTCCAGCTCCGGCAGCACGCGCGGTGCCACGTCCAGCAGGATCCAGCGCGGGCGCAGCCCGGCCGGCAGCGGGTTCCGGCGGGCCAGCCGGTCGGTGAGCAGGTGGGTCTGGGCCGCCACCTCGGTGCCGGTGTAGCCCGCGCCGGCCACCACGAACGTGCACCGGGCGGCGGCCGACTCCGGGCTGTCGGCAGCGGCGAGTTCCACCTGCCGGGTCACGTGGTCGCGCAGGTACAGCGCCTCGGGCGGTCCCCGGAAGCCGTGCGCGTGCTCGGCGACGCCGGGGACCGGCAGCAGTCTGTTGACGCTGCCGACGGCCAGCACCAGCCGCTCGTAGCCGAGCGTGTCCGCGCCGCCCTCGGGGCCGCGGTAGTGCACCGTGCACCCGTCCAGGTCGACGCGCTCCGCCTCGCCGAGGACCAGCCGCACCCCGCGCAGCGTGCCGGGCAGCGACACGGTGACCCGGCGGGCCTCCAGGACGCCGGCGGCGACCTGGGGCAGCAGCGGCAGGTACAGGAAGTGATCGGTGGGGTTGAGCAGCGTGATGTCGGCGCGGTTCCGGGTGAGCCGGGCCAGCGTGCGGGCGGCCTGATACCCGGCGAAACCGGCGCCGACGATCACGACGCGAGGTCGGCTCACGGTGCGCCTCCGGCGGTGTGGCTCGTACGAGGTCTTCCGCGTAACCGGGGCCGGGGCCGCCAAACGCCGGGCGGGCCACCGTTACGCCGGCCGGGGCCGGGACAGCGCGGCGTCGCGCTCCCGGCGGCGTCTCGCGCCCGGCGCGACCGGTCCTCCGGGGCCGGCCCGGGCCGGGCCACGCGTCCCGGGTCGGCGGCGCCACGAAGGTGCGCCGCGTACGGAGACGATGCCGCGCGGCACATGAGCACGTTGCGGGCGTGCGCCGGCGGAAGTCGGAGAACCGAGGGTGCCGCCGCGGCTCACCGGGTGAGCACCGCCGGACCGGCCGCCGTCAGGCCCTGTGGCGCGGGCTGTCCGGCGGGTTCTGGGGCATCGGGGGGTAGGGCATGCCGAGGCCCGACGGCGGGGCTCCGGGGGCTGTGCCGCCGATCACGCGGTGCGGGGTGTGGTGGTCTCCGTGGGCCGCGCGGCGCAGGAAGTACGCCGCCACGCCGAGGAGTGCCGCCGTGATCAGGGCCGCGGCCCAGCCGGGCAGGCCGGACGCCAGGGCCAGGCCCGCCGCGAGGGCCACCGCGCCGCCCGCGTACAGGGCGGCGGCGCCCGAGGCGGCGTACAGCATGGCGGTGCGGCGCTGCTTGCGGGACTGCTCGCGCAGTTCGTCGCGCACCGTCTCGCGTGCCACCTGGGCCAGTTCCTCGACCAGGTGGCGGTCCAGATGATGTTCCAGGTGCTCCGAACGGTTCATGCCGTGCGGGTACCCGTCCCTCACTGTGCGTAACGCGGAGACCGTGCGCGCCGCGGGCGGCCCCAACTAGGCTCGCCCGTATGGAGATTCTGGGCGCTTCGCTGCGCATCTGCGTCGACGACCTCGACACCGCGGTCCCCTTCTACGAACGGCTGACCGGCACCGGCGCGCTGCGCTTCACGCGCGGCGGGGTCGAGGTCGCCGCGGTCGGCTCGTTCCTGCTGATGAGCGGCCCGCGGGAGGAGCTGGAGATCCTGCGCAAGGTGGCGGCGACGATCGCGGTGAAGGACGTGGAGGAGGCCCATCGGCTGCTGACCGGGCTGGGCGCGAGGATCGTCGCGGGACCGGTGCCGACGCCGGGGGGCCGCAATCTGCTGGCGGTGCACCCGGACGGGTCGGTCTTCGAGTACGTGGACCAGCGCGGCTGAACCGGTCAGCCGCGCATCTCGGTGGTCAGGGCCCAGCGCTCGTGGTCGCGCCAGGCGCCGTCGACGTGGATCATGTCGGGCGAGAAGCCCTCCAGGCGGAACCCGGCGCCCCGGGCCAGGGCGATGGAGGCGGCGTTGCCGGGCTGCACGTTGATCTCCAGCCGGTGCAGGCCCAGCGGGCCGAACGCGTACCCGATGACCAGTTCCAGCCCTTCGCGCATCAGGCCCCGCCCGGCCGCGTGCGCGAAGGCGCCGTAGCCGAGGGCGCCGCACCTGAAACCGCCCCGCACGATGTTGTTGATGTTGATGAATCCGGCGATGTCCCCGCTGTCCCGCTCGCACACCAGGAAGCCGGCCCGGGCCGGGTCGTCGATCAGCCGGCCGGCGTAGTCGGCGTACGCCTCGTCGGTGTCCGGCGGGAACAGCCAGGGCCGGTGCAGGTCCTTGCTCTCGCGGGCCCGGGCGGTGAACTCGGGGCCGTCCCCGAGGGTGAAGGGGCGGATGGCGACGCGGGGGCCCTCGGCGAGGTACCGGGACGGGTGGTGCGGCATCCGTCCAGCCTACGGCGTCAGCGCAGGGCCGGCTCGTCCAGGGTGAGCGTGCCCGCCTCCGTATCGAGCGCGGCGGTCACCCCGAACGGGACCGTCAACGCGCCCGCGCAGTGCCCGAATCCGGTGTTCTCGGCGACCGGCACCCCGAGCCCGCCGAGCCGGTCGGCGAACAGGGCCCGCAGCTCCTCCTGGCCGGCGCAGTCCTCCCAGGAGCCGAGCAGCACCCCGCGCACCCCGTCCAGCCAGCCGGCCCGCAGGAGCTGGGTGAGGTACCGGTCCAGCCGGTAGGTCTGCTCGCCGACGTCCTCCAGGCACAGCAGTCCGCCGCGCGCCGAAGGCCGGGCGCCCGGGGTGCCGAGTTCCGCGGCGAGCAGGCACAGGCAGCCGCCGAGGGTGACGCCGCGGGCCCGGCCGGGGACGAGGGGGGTGCCGCCGAAGGTCAGGGTCCGGACGGTCTCGGGCGCGAACAGCGTGGCCCGCAGGTGCTCCTGGGTCCGCTGGTCCTTGACGAAGTCGGCGCCGGCCGCCACCGGCCCGTACAGCGTGGCGAGCCCCAGCCGGGTGGCGATGGCCTCGTGCAGGACCGTGACGTCGCTGAAGCCGATGAACAGCTTGGGTCCGGCCGCGCGCAGCGCGTCGAAGTCGAGCAGGTCCAGCATGCGCTGGGCGCCGTAGCCGCCGCGGGCGCACAGCACCGCGTCCACGGCGGGGTCGCACCAGGCGTTCTGGAAGTCGGCGGCGCGGTCGGCGTCGGTGCCGGCCAGATAGCCGAGGCCCGGCCGCCGGTCGAGGACGTGAGGCGCGGCCACCGGGTCCAGGTCCCAGCCGCGCAGCACGTCCAGGCCCGCCTGGAGCCGTTCCTCGGG comes from Streptomyces sp. SCL15-4 and encodes:
- a CDS encoding DNA primase translates to MNRTALGLAVGAGYLLGRTKKLKMALAVGSLVAGKKLNLSPKALAELANQQLKSNPQFKEIGDQLRQDLRGVGKAATGAMVERQMSSLAGRLRSRTDRVHDELSGAVPGGLGEEPDEREETGADEDAGTKGRARDEASRGNGKAPQKRTSERKAPEKKASGRKAAGKPLSAAGKGAGRKTGAAGRTAAKRTAAAGESARGAGSRQSKGGDDR
- a CDS encoding gas vesicle protein GvpG, which translates into the protein MGLIGEVLMLPFAPVRGSAWAIRQVLQEAERIYYDPATVWAELARLEEQLEAGEITEEEFDRREDELLDRLETAMHSGDTTGNGTGR
- a CDS encoding GvpL/GvpF family gas vesicle protein, giving the protein MSTYVYGITARSHPALPEGMTGVGEPPRPVRVLTAGDLTAVVSDAPEDLRPKRRDLLAHQNVLAEAGAGGCVLPMRFGSVATDDDAVVQVLTERADHYAERLRELDGKVEYNVKATHVEEAVLHLVMAENTEARALAEANRRSGGGSYEDKIRLGELIAGLVKAKEADDAGEVRDLLAPAAAAVSVGPESTGWLLNVSYLVARDSAEHFLAAVEEVRQGHPHLDLRINGPLPPYSFVEPGPAQPAGSTAGADTGAR
- a CDS encoding gas vesicle structural protein GvpA codes for the protein MTVVPAQQSGGGGGSSGLYDVLELVLDRGLVIDAFVRVSLVGIEILKIDVRVVVASVDTYLRFAEACNRLDLESGPHKSPGLPDMVGELTEQGARGKSKGALSGAAQTISDAFNQARQEGETESRPRARKAPARRKEEQE
- a CDS encoding gas vesicle protein, whose product is MSNTNSTPKTQSSQEPQDSHEKHENARNEQNERNERNERNEAGGRRPTPMEVLREARTQLTELTGLVPETVSSFEQTEDGWSIEVEVLELARVPDTMSLMASYQVELDPEGQLTGYRRVRRYERGRADARGGR
- a CDS encoding transketolase, with protein sequence MNTDELAELGQQLRVDSVRASAAAGSGHPTSSMSAADLLAVLLANHLRYDFERPEHPANDRFVLSKGHASPLLYAAYKAAGAIEDGELVTFRKLGSRLEGHPTPRRLPWVETATGSLGQGLPVGVGIALAGKRLDRTGYRVWVLCGDSELAEGSVWEAAEHAGHENLDNLVAIVDVNRLGQRGPTRHGHDLDAYARRFQAFGWHTIEIDGHDVDKIDRAYGEALSTAGQPTVILARTLKGKGVASVEDREGLHGKPLPEAEEAIAELGGQRDLRVRVSEPQVAAALRSLTTEAVRLPRFEVGEEAATRDAFGKALAALGTARGDVVALDGEVGDSTRTEEFAKEHPDRYFECYIAEQQLVASAVGMATRGWVPYAATFAAFLTRAHDFVRMASISGSGINLVGSHAGVAIGQDGPSQMGLEDLAMFRSVYGSTVLYPCDANQTARLVAAMAGLDGIRYLRTSRGKTPVLYGPDEEFPVGGSKTLRSGEHDRLTIVAAGVTVPEALTAADRLAEEGIEVRVIDLYSVKPVDADTLRRAAEDTGCLLTVEDHRPEGGLGDAVAEVFGDGRPVPRLVRLGVRTMPGSAAPDEQLHAAGIDSVGIAAAVRLLVEEAVVR
- a CDS encoding NAD(P)/FAD-dependent oxidoreductase — protein: MSRPRVVIVGAGFAGYQAARTLARLTRNRADITLLNPTDHFLYLPLLPQVAAGVLEARRVTVSLPGTLRGVRLVLGEAERVDLDGCTVHYRGPEGGADTLGYERLVLAVGSVNRLLPVPGVAEHAHGFRGPPEALYLRDHVTRQVELAAADSPESAAARCTFVVAGAGYTGTEVAAQTHLLTDRLARRNPLPAGLRPRWILLDVAPRVLPELDERLSRTAERVLRARGVEVRTGTSVRQATPDGVLLSDGEFLASRTLVWCVGVRPDPLVQALGQPLERGRLIVDAYLRLPDRPEVFACGDAAAVPDPDRPGEFTAMTARHAWRQGRVAGENLAATLGLGRRRRPYHHRGAGFAVDLGGARAAANPFGIPLSGLAAGAVTRGHHLAALPGNRVRVAADWLLDAVLPRQGVQLGLDRSRPVPLDTAAPEPARVPGAPEEPGPGPYEARRGPEHERAEDAGGEEPMTHGSRGIRPDGHPAPKPSTTGPASSPRADL